A single window of Hymenobacter sp. APR13 DNA harbors:
- a CDS encoding SIR2 family protein → MQNRVLADIKVLKDAISNRKLVVFAGAGISVDAGIPAWGKLIDEFKKDISVPDSEGDYLKVAQMYYNERQEKEYIDKIRSVLGVNNSVANGIHKGIFDLKPEHVITTNYDNLLEQVVSAEALPYSIIKEDKDFPYSSGTNLLIKMHGDIDNVNMVLKEDDYLEYSISHPLMESFIKSVFASKVVLFIGYSFFLILILRLLFKP, encoded by the coding sequence ATGCAAAACCGTGTTTTAGCTGACATTAAAGTGCTTAAGGATGCAATCAGTAATAGAAAGTTAGTTGTCTTCGCTGGTGCTGGAATTTCTGTAGATGCTGGCATACCAGCTTGGGGTAAGTTGATTGATGAGTTCAAAAAAGATATATCTGTTCCAGATAGTGAAGGTGACTATCTGAAAGTTGCTCAGATGTATTACAATGAGAGACAAGAAAAGGAATATATTGATAAAATAAGGAGTGTGCTAGGTGTTAACAATTCTGTTGCTAATGGAATACATAAAGGGATATTTGACTTAAAGCCAGAGCATGTAATTACTACCAACTATGACAATTTGCTAGAACAAGTTGTAAGTGCAGAGGCACTACCATACTCTATCATTAAAGAGGATAAAGACTTTCCATATTCATCAGGCACTAATTTGCTTATTAAGATGCATGGAGATATTGACAATGTAAATATGGTTCTTAAAGAAGATGATTATTTGGAATATAGTATTAGTCATCCGCTTATGGAAAGCTTCATCAAATCAGTATTCGCATCAAAGGTTGTTTTGTTTATAGGGTACAGCTTCTTCTTGATCCTAATCTTAAGGCTATTGTTCAAACCGTAA
- a CDS encoding phage minor head protein, which produces MNNEQQHIAERLARLDRLTAGYEKKLVKALLRDLQPCIESFELTGSVTLSAAVLSTNSLKIALESLYLTVIQQEAKIEYLYQLSTQKAFPILPVNEWLRLAKNFIAVKSSKAIVAITNTTRKQVRQVLSTSLDTGAGIAETAKNLRNRVTSFSRSRAKVISRTELIGAQNYGSYCGAATSGLKLDKVWLTTTDKRTRFSHIQAGGQRVDINAPFIVGGETCQFPGDPDLSGAERCNCRCTQIYRPKPTFTQGVLDF; this is translated from the coding sequence GTGAATAATGAACAGCAACACATAGCCGAACGATTAGCCCGACTGGATAGATTAACCGCTGGTTATGAGAAGAAACTAGTGAAGGCTTTATTGCGTGATTTGCAGCCGTGTATTGAATCCTTTGAACTAACTGGTAGCGTTACTCTATCTGCTGCTGTGCTATCAACCAATAGCCTTAAAATAGCTTTGGAGAGTCTATATCTAACCGTTATCCAACAGGAAGCGAAGATTGAATATCTGTATCAGCTCAGCACTCAGAAAGCGTTTCCGATTCTACCAGTAAACGAGTGGTTGCGGTTGGCTAAGAACTTCATAGCGGTTAAGTCTAGTAAGGCTATCGTAGCTATCACCAACACTACCAGGAAGCAGGTAAGGCAAGTGTTATCCACTTCACTGGATACAGGTGCTGGTATTGCTGAAACAGCTAAGAACTTGCGCAACAGGGTTACCAGCTTCAGTAGGAGTAGAGCGAAGGTGATCAGCCGTACTGAGCTGATAGGCGCACAGAACTACGGTAGCTACTGTGGAGCTGCTACCAGTGGGTTGAAGCTGGATAAGGTCTGGTTAACTACTACTGACAAGCGTACCAGATTCAGCCATATACAAGCCGGTGGGCAACGGGTTGATATCAATGCACCCTTCATTGTCGGTGGTGAAACATGCCAGTTCCCCGGTGATCCTGATTTGTCTGGTGCGGAAAGGTGCAACTGTAGATGCACTCAGATCTACCGACCTAAACCAACGTTTACACAGGGTGTGCTAGACTTTTAG
- a CDS encoding phage portal protein — MNFYDKLLSVFAGESKATGEPETKAVVSYPQPAAPLYQVSNNVPIRYYNSVKNDEYNSVFYTIVNSIQQTAKSIPWNVYYLDAKDENAKKAVNHPLSKILYRPNPRQSWSEFVTQALGTYLHTGNLFVYVLRVQQGLNTGKPMEFHVMPQSTSVSVASGWMGRVEGYSFISATGSRESFAPSDVLHLKKFNLNDSTYGLSPLVAATLPLTSHNYALRQQIEQLAQGGPKTAVYKDEPDTEGYTSDQKENLKQEFTRNKDFTFVNTKLGKVQLGLSSVELQLLDSINADAGRIADLLGYPSILLSGTKQNTYNNVTEAHKALYKSVISTLHELRDGLNYLVGPFFKDEVYIDLDTSGIEVLKPNLSELITSANSATFMTENEKRKMVGLSAVAGGDGFVRSAGLSYSATIDDNPVEPVDTYDAGDAEVAD; from the coding sequence ATGAATTTTTATGACAAACTATTAAGCGTCTTTGCTGGTGAATCAAAAGCAACTGGTGAACCTGAAACTAAAGCGGTTGTATCGTATCCACAACCAGCCGCACCGCTTTATCAGGTAAGCAACAATGTTCCGATTCGTTATTATAACTCAGTTAAGAATGATGAATACAATAGCGTATTCTACACCATTGTTAATAGTATTCAGCAAACGGCTAAATCTATTCCTTGGAACGTTTACTACTTGGATGCCAAAGATGAGAACGCGAAGAAAGCAGTTAACCATCCGTTGTCTAAAATCCTTTACCGACCTAACCCGCGCCAAAGTTGGAGTGAGTTTGTAACGCAAGCGCTAGGAACGTATCTGCATACAGGTAACCTGTTTGTGTATGTGTTGCGTGTGCAGCAAGGGTTGAATACCGGCAAGCCTATGGAGTTCCATGTAATGCCGCAATCAACCAGCGTATCTGTTGCGTCTGGCTGGATGGGTAGGGTAGAAGGCTACAGTTTCATCAGTGCCACTGGTAGCCGGGAATCTTTTGCGCCATCAGATGTACTGCACCTGAAGAAATTCAACCTGAATGATAGCACCTATGGGTTGTCGCCCCTGGTAGCCGCTACACTGCCTCTAACAAGTCATAACTACGCGTTACGTCAACAGATTGAACAGTTGGCGCAGGGTGGTCCCAAAACGGCTGTATACAAGGATGAACCAGACACAGAAGGCTACACCAGTGATCAGAAGGAAAATCTGAAGCAGGAATTTACCCGCAACAAGGATTTCACCTTCGTTAACACGAAGCTAGGTAAGGTACAGCTAGGGCTATCATCTGTAGAGCTACAGCTACTGGATAGCATCAATGCCGATGCTGGTAGGATTGCGGATCTGTTGGGCTACCCATCTATTCTGCTGAGTGGCACGAAGCAGAACACCTACAACAACGTTACGGAAGCGCACAAAGCGTTATACAAATCGGTTATCAGCACCTTACATGAACTGCGTGATGGGTTGAATTATCTGGTTGGTCCCTTCTTCAAAGATGAAGTATACATTGATTTGGATACCAGTGGTATTGAAGTATTGAAACCTAATCTATCAGAACTTATCACGTCGGCTAACAGCGCTACTTTCATGACGGAAAATGAAAAGCGTAAGATGGTTGGATTGAGTGCGGTTGCCGGTGGTGATGGTTTCGTTAGATCGGCTGGTTTATCCTACTCAGCAACCATTGATGATAATCCGGTTGAACCAGTAGATACCTATGATGCTGGTGATGCTGAAGTAGCCGATTAA
- the terL gene encoding phage terminase large subunit: MIRIIPVTELDAAIAIKCKRNFTSFFIHFWETIEAGQLVMSWHIEFLCAELQKVVLCWERKEKQLDVLINLPFGLSKSTVLQLLQAWITLRNPSVKILGTSYAGRISAKNSGKVRECLKSPKFQSWYPGVVIFNKEIDGKTQFGTEAKGIYYTSSTDSAATGMHSDFIFNDDPLSAKQANSEKKRDTVNDFISNTLSSRKTEEYTVTVTVMQRLHLEDPAGMLLAKKQLNHINLPARVDAHNRSLVKPVVALSYYDAHDGYLNPVRFGEAKIAEYKGELSHFAYAAQVMQNPADDSTGLIKKDDFEIINWQQFLAVTAGSNVVWNFDADTALTANRANDPTALLASCVVKGTTYIRESYSCWMEQDDLVAFLPEFLKRNGATTTSTLYVEPKANGKPIVNTLSRSGNILVEEAPNPTSDKVQRLHNVLPEINKYNVKLIDGHWIVAFLQELTAFPNGKHDDRVDTLTQCLARLTVPAKKKPIIY, encoded by the coding sequence GTGATTAGAATAATACCCGTTACTGAATTAGATGCAGCTATAGCTATTAAATGTAAACGCAACTTCACCAGCTTCTTTATTCACTTTTGGGAGACTATTGAAGCCGGTCAACTGGTGATGAGTTGGCACATAGAATTTCTGTGTGCTGAGCTACAGAAAGTGGTGTTGTGTTGGGAGCGGAAAGAAAAGCAGTTAGATGTACTGATCAATCTCCCGTTCGGTCTGTCTAAATCCACAGTACTACAGCTACTACAGGCATGGATTACCCTACGTAACCCATCGGTGAAGATTCTAGGTACCAGCTACGCTGGTAGGATCAGTGCGAAGAACAGTGGTAAGGTTCGCGAATGTCTGAAGTCGCCTAAGTTTCAAAGCTGGTATCCAGGCGTTGTCATTTTCAACAAAGAGATAGACGGTAAAACACAGTTTGGTACTGAAGCAAAGGGTATCTACTACACCAGCTCCACTGATTCGGCGGCTACTGGTATGCATAGTGATTTCATCTTCAATGATGATCCACTAAGCGCCAAACAAGCCAACAGTGAGAAGAAACGTGATACGGTGAATGATTTCATCAGTAACACGCTCAGCAGCCGCAAAACAGAGGAATACACCGTTACCGTTACGGTAATGCAGCGTCTTCACCTAGAAGACCCGGCTGGTATGCTGCTAGCAAAGAAGCAGCTTAATCACATCAACCTACCAGCGCGGGTTGATGCCCACAACCGAAGCTTAGTGAAGCCGGTAGTGGCTCTGAGCTACTATGATGCCCATGATGGGTACTTGAATCCAGTACGATTCGGGGAAGCCAAGATTGCGGAATACAAAGGGGAGTTATCACACTTCGCCTATGCTGCTCAGGTGATGCAGAATCCGGCGGATGATAGTACCGGATTGATAAAGAAGGATGATTTTGAAATCATCAACTGGCAACAATTCCTGGCAGTTACCGCAGGTAGTAATGTGGTGTGGAATTTTGATGCTGATACCGCGCTAACCGCCAACAGAGCCAACGACCCAACCGCGCTACTGGCTAGCTGTGTGGTGAAGGGTACCACCTATATCAGAGAGTCGTATTCGTGTTGGATGGAACAAGATGATTTAGTAGCGTTCCTACCTGAGTTCCTGAAGCGTAACGGGGCTACCACTACTTCAACATTATATGTAGAACCGAAAGCGAATGGTAAGCCAATAGTTAATACGCTTAGTAGAAGTGGAAATATATTAGTTGAAGAGGCTCCCAATCCTACATCGGATAAAGTACAACGTTTACATAATGTGTTGCCGGAAATTAATAAATACAATGTCAAGTTAATTGATGGACACTGGATTGTAGCCTTTCTTCAGGAATTAACAGCGTTTCCAAATGGTAAACATGATGATAGAGTAGATACGCTAACACAGTGTTTAGCTAGATTAACAGTGCCAGCGAAGAAAAAACCAATAATATATTAA
- a CDS encoding BT4734/BF3469 family protein translates to MYDKKISIYKDEFYFDYNSPKASYKQSHQLTLAEIGGIIKKGGDEQHHIFTYKDRIAYIRRKTKAEAERTKGSLPSFTPSAHFLGEKKGINEPMKHSGFMVIDIDKLNNNQIRTIQNDVTDANIATMMFISPSGNGLKIILKVTGLHQQNHTRVFEALRYKFHTEFNIPLENLDKSGKDVSRLCYFSYDPHIYTNTSPVELRQSDLLVSYKQNKLAQKEGFELQDIDESRIDNTSATTIFYSVVEQLKSGADPLDYVEGQAYNWLVAITRLKKKQLTLSQVLPLVLEYVQTKEKPHTVDDITQKLTKLYKELYVGYDSRYTKQPAGTNTPTNIINQYLTEKLDYIEQKLRSEKTLYVNAPTGAGKTTMCYALVKRLGLQADFLMPTRALVQQQKDSTAATAAGVTLATIINDTPLSDVHTTVDMLVACYPAIQKLEPRKAQILIIDEAHSLVSDYGWKYDVSQLIDRLKARYEYVIYLSGSMFPLKGLYTDANYLEFTITNRFHYQYDLIQLGESVSDTEYYVNNLKDDCLNVFYLNNKRTLKNIAELLRSSGKKVFLLTKDEVDKNSQNEFTETYTKLINESELADVDVFLTTCYVQAGVNINNKNKAIHITFGRGSTLIDLIQFTARFRKMKPSISIIHSCQIGNTSFFNECFARERIQLLINIYKNIDKQQMFYNHTHDSENQERLKFHMTGVVRSDSGRYAVDEYYLAFEHYIHANRSSFQNKPLLERILALHHFTFNQQITYNTRFDEATNDEYVSIAKQNKQEIEEYKKQIISEMLSGEYKYRWNLQDTTRTTLEKKFEELSAYVNEKVIQDENLFKTSAFLNFKTRVAYIMQDKYTTSKLKMKPETVTQFNLFKQLKAHFTVGTTYQASYINAHVLSAGLGYSNHNFLKALEVMFHIKKERENITTTTTDGKEVTKKVTTGYTIVKEVELTDYTKIKGLDLVSLLNIIQL, encoded by the coding sequence ATGTACGATAAGAAGATAAGTATTTACAAAGATGAATTTTACTTTGACTATAACAGTCCCAAAGCATCTTATAAGCAATCCCATCAGCTAACCTTAGCTGAAATCGGGGGAATCATCAAAAAAGGTGGTGATGAACAACATCACATATTCACCTACAAGGACCGGATAGCCTACATCCGTAGAAAAACGAAAGCGGAAGCTGAGCGCACGAAAGGCAGCCTACCTAGCTTCACACCATCGGCGCACTTTCTAGGCGAGAAGAAAGGCATCAATGAACCCATGAAACATAGTGGTTTCATGGTAATTGATATTGACAAGCTGAATAACAATCAAATCAGAACCATACAAAACGATGTGACTGATGCCAACATTGCTACCATGATGTTTATCAGTCCTTCTGGTAATGGGTTGAAGATTATCCTGAAAGTAACCGGACTACACCAGCAGAACCACACCAGAGTATTTGAAGCCTTGCGCTACAAATTCCATACTGAGTTTAATATACCGTTAGAAAACCTGGATAAGAGTGGAAAGGACGTAAGTAGATTATGCTATTTCAGCTATGATCCACATATCTACACGAATACATCACCAGTAGAGCTACGGCAATCAGATCTACTCGTCAGCTATAAGCAGAACAAGCTAGCACAGAAAGAAGGGTTTGAGCTACAGGATATTGATGAATCACGCATTGATAACACGTCGGCTACCACCATCTTCTACAGTGTGGTTGAACAGTTGAAATCGGGTGCTGATCCACTGGATTATGTAGAGGGGCAAGCCTACAACTGGTTGGTAGCTATCACGCGACTGAAGAAGAAGCAGCTCACGTTGTCACAGGTGCTACCGCTGGTGTTGGAGTATGTTCAGACAAAGGAAAAGCCGCACACAGTAGACGATATCACACAGAAGCTAACGAAGCTCTATAAGGAACTCTATGTAGGGTATGATAGCCGCTACACAAAGCAACCCGCCGGAACCAACACCCCTACCAACATCATCAACCAGTACCTCACTGAGAAGCTGGATTACATAGAGCAGAAGCTACGGTCGGAAAAGACCCTCTATGTAAACGCACCGACGGGAGCCGGTAAAACTACCATGTGCTACGCCCTGGTAAAGCGCTTAGGGCTGCAAGCTGATTTCCTGATGCCTACCAGAGCCTTAGTACAGCAGCAGAAGGATTCAACCGCCGCTACAGCCGCTGGTGTTACCCTGGCTACCATCATCAATGATACTCCCCTATCGGATGTACACACCACCGTTGATATGCTGGTTGCCTGTTACCCTGCTATCCAAAAGTTGGAACCTAGAAAGGCGCAAATCCTGATCATTGATGAAGCGCACAGTCTGGTTAGTGACTATGGTTGGAAGTATGATGTATCCCAACTCATAGACCGTCTTAAAGCCCGCTATGAGTATGTTATCTACCTAAGTGGTAGCATGTTTCCATTGAAGGGATTGTACACCGATGCTAACTATTTAGAATTTACTATCACCAATCGTTTTCACTACCAATACGATCTAATCCAGTTGGGTGAAAGTGTGAGTGATACCGAATACTATGTTAACAACCTGAAAGATGATTGTTTGAACGTGTTCTACCTGAACAACAAACGCACACTAAAGAACATAGCTGAGTTGTTGCGTAGTTCTGGAAAGAAAGTATTCCTACTTACTAAAGATGAAGTTGATAAGAACAGTCAGAATGAGTTTACTGAAACCTACACGAAGCTGATCAATGAGTCTGAATTAGCCGATGTTGATGTATTCTTAACTACCTGTTATGTACAAGCAGGTGTGAATATCAACAATAAGAATAAGGCTATACACATCACATTTGGCAGAGGCTCCACACTGATTGACCTTATTCAGTTCACGGCAAGGTTTCGCAAAATGAAACCATCCATCAGCATCATTCATTCGTGCCAAATCGGCAACACCAGCTTTTTCAACGAATGTTTTGCAAGGGAGCGCATACAGCTACTAATTAATATCTATAAGAATATTGACAAGCAACAGATGTTTTATAATCATACCCATGACTCCGAAAATCAGGAAAGACTAAAGTTTCATATGACGGGTGTTGTCAGATCAGATAGTGGGCGTTATGCTGTTGATGAATACTACTTAGCATTTGAACATTACATCCATGCTAACAGAAGTTCCTTTCAGAATAAACCATTGCTGGAAAGGATACTAGCGCTTCACCATTTCACATTCAACCAACAGATCACCTACAACACCCGGTTTGATGAAGCTACGAATGATGAATATGTGAGTATAGCAAAACAGAATAAGCAGGAAATTGAAGAATATAAGAAACAGATAATCAGCGAAATGCTAAGTGGTGAGTATAAATACAGATGGAATCTACAGGATACCACCCGTACCACGTTGGAAAAGAAGTTTGAAGAACTTAGTGCCTATGTGAATGAGAAGGTGATTCAGGATGAGAACCTTTTCAAAACATCGGCTTTCCTGAACTTCAAAACCAGAGTAGCTTACATCATGCAGGACAAGTACACTACCAGTAAGCTAAAGATGAAGCCGGAAACAGTGACACAGTTTAATCTATTCAAACAACTCAAAGCGCATTTCACGGTTGGAACCACCTATCAGGCTAGCTACATCAATGCCCACGTTCTAAGCGCTGGGTTAGGTTATTCAAATCACAACTTCCTGAAAGCGCTGGAAGTTATGTTCCACATTAAAAAAGAACGTGAGAATATCACCACTACCACAACCGATGGTAAGGAAGTTACGAAGAAAGTAACCACCGGCTACACCATTGTAAAGGAAGTTGAGCTAACCGATTACACTAAGATTAAAGGCTTGGATTTGGTGAGCTTGCTCAACATCATACAGCTATAA
- a CDS encoding lysozyme, translating into MKVDKVGRDFLIREEGVVLKAYKCAAGVWTIGAGSTGRHVKPGVKITMQQAEALLTHDLKRFEEAVATLVTVELTQNQTNALVSLAFNIGINGFAKSSLLREINAGNKDDVERITECFCMWRNAGGKPILLKRRQRESALFYK; encoded by the coding sequence ATGAAAGTAGATAAGGTTGGTAGGGACTTCCTGATACGTGAGGAAGGCGTAGTACTGAAAGCGTACAAGTGTGCGGCTGGTGTGTGGACTATAGGAGCCGGCAGCACAGGTAGGCATGTGAAGCCAGGAGTGAAGATTACCATGCAACAGGCTGAAGCGCTACTAACACACGACCTGAAGCGCTTTGAAGAGGCTGTTGCTACACTGGTTACTGTAGAGCTGACACAGAATCAAACCAACGCGTTAGTATCGTTGGCTTTCAACATCGGGATCAACGGGTTCGCTAAATCCAGCCTGCTACGCGAAATCAACGCGGGGAATAAGGATGATGTAGAGCGGATCACAGAATGCTTCTGTATGTGGCGAAATGCCGGTGGTAAGCCTATTCTGTTGAAGCGTCGGCAACGTGAAAGCGCTTTGTTTTACAAGTAG